In Synechococcus sp. A18-25c, a single window of DNA contains:
- a CDS encoding MAPEG family protein codes for MNITDWLTQTPAAPYAWSLVLSGAAVIASIIPLGAARSQADFTMADMKAPRAMFERLPAWGQRASWAHQNSFEAFTLHAPAALLALIAVLQVGELPGLAVPAALLQPLLRFLYLPAYIANLPPLRGMCWAGALLCTGILYSEGLKALLVA; via the coding sequence GTGAACATCACGGATTGGCTGACCCAGACCCCTGCTGCTCCCTACGCCTGGTCGCTCGTGCTATCAGGAGCAGCCGTCATCGCGAGCATCATTCCACTGGGTGCTGCCCGCTCCCAGGCTGACTTCACCATGGCCGATATGAAGGCACCAAGGGCCATGTTCGAGCGCCTGCCTGCCTGGGGGCAACGGGCCAGCTGGGCGCATCAAAACAGTTTTGAAGCCTTCACTCTCCATGCACCGGCAGCGTTGCTGGCCTTAATTGCCGTACTTCAGGTGGGGGAACTGCCTGGCTTGGCGGTTCCAGCTGCACTGCTGCAACCCCTGCTGCGCTTCCTCTACCTGCCCGCCTACATCGCCAATCTTCCACCGTTGCGCGGCATGTGCTGGGCCGGAGCATTGCTGTGCACCGGCATCCTCTACAGCGAAGGACTCAAAGCCCTGCTCGTCGCTTAG
- a CDS encoding YajQ family cyclic di-GMP-binding protein, producing the protein MASYSFDVVSDFDRQELVNTLDQVRRDVSQRYDLKDSGTEIKLEETAVVINTASDMTLQAVEDILRTKATKRNLSLKIFDFQPAETVGGNRVQQTVKLKKGLSQELAKKMSKMVRDEMKKVTVAIQGESLRITGKSKDDLQQVIQLLRSKDDELDVPLQFENYR; encoded by the coding sequence ATGGCTTCATACTCTTTTGATGTGGTGTCTGACTTTGATCGCCAAGAACTGGTCAACACCCTTGATCAAGTGCGGCGAGATGTTTCTCAGCGTTATGACCTCAAGGATTCGGGCACTGAGATTAAGCTTGAAGAGACTGCTGTGGTCATCAACACAGCGAGCGATATGACCCTTCAGGCTGTTGAGGACATCCTTCGGACGAAAGCAACCAAAAGAAATTTGTCCCTCAAGATCTTTGATTTCCAGCCAGCAGAAACAGTCGGCGGCAACCGTGTTCAACAGACCGTCAAGCTGAAAAAAGGACTGAGCCAAGAGCTTGCCAAGAAAATGAGCAAGATGGTGCGTGATGAAATGAAGAAAGTAACAGTCGCTATTCAAGGGGAGAGTTTGCGAATTACAGGAAAAAGTAAGGATGATTTGCAACAGGTAATTCAGCTGCTGCGCTCAAAGGATGACGAGCTGGATGTTCCCCTTCAGTTTGAAAACTACCGATAG
- a CDS encoding carbohydrate porin produces MPPHQPGWMGTFLKLTSSALALTCSAVFAPSARTSPLESLLGLPEWADLSVTVTAQPMVGVVGGDRPGASSWFQSINLGLSLSSGFEKDQDSWSELDHWQLNVELSSNAGNPNLNTDLGSAFTLQTLVNPVGTWLTEASVVRNRGRGWWEAQLGLMSLAPDMAGEPGFVSSPVMNNYFSSVFNNTMNLLVIGMPINPFVAPGLKVKAHSETLGSLGYGYFYLDPQTTIASSLGVNPGIPEVQGGMQALQWTRNPLPSRTDLSKPIPRPDTQANVIRQLPLPELQLGGYLTSTRLLSDDADELGEGLNRGIYGSITWPLDLPIGLDSRLWVAGTVSLDPENNPYPTFVGGGWLTQGVVPSRPLDVLALGLERTSFSSTLLSGKSYEATIELNYSIYVSEMLQIQPVMQWIINPGGAGETPGIWAGGVQLNLNL; encoded by the coding sequence ATGCCTCCACATCAACCAGGATGGATGGGAACGTTTCTAAAGCTCACCTCATCAGCCCTCGCACTGACCTGCAGTGCAGTCTTTGCCCCATCGGCTCGAACAAGTCCCCTCGAATCCTTATTGGGGCTGCCCGAATGGGCTGACCTCAGCGTCACGGTCACCGCCCAGCCCATGGTGGGTGTCGTCGGGGGTGATCGACCTGGTGCCAGCAGTTGGTTCCAATCCATCAACCTCGGGTTGTCCCTCAGTAGCGGATTCGAAAAAGACCAAGACAGCTGGAGTGAGCTCGATCACTGGCAGCTGAACGTGGAGCTCTCCAGCAACGCCGGCAATCCCAATCTGAACACCGATCTGGGATCCGCCTTCACCCTCCAGACTCTGGTGAACCCCGTTGGCACCTGGCTCACCGAGGCCAGCGTTGTTAGAAACCGCGGCCGTGGATGGTGGGAAGCGCAACTCGGTCTGATGTCGCTGGCACCCGACATGGCTGGTGAGCCTGGCTTTGTGTCCTCACCAGTGATGAATAACTACTTCAGCTCGGTGTTCAACAACACCATGAATTTGCTGGTGATCGGCATGCCAATCAATCCTTTTGTGGCACCCGGTCTCAAGGTGAAGGCGCATTCCGAGACGCTCGGAAGTCTGGGCTACGGGTACTTCTATCTCGATCCACAGACGACCATTGCTTCAAGCCTGGGGGTCAATCCGGGCATCCCCGAGGTGCAGGGAGGTATGCAAGCTCTTCAATGGACCCGAAATCCGCTTCCATCGCGAACCGATCTATCGAAACCCATCCCTCGTCCTGACACCCAGGCGAACGTGATCCGGCAATTGCCCTTGCCCGAGCTTCAATTGGGCGGCTATCTGACATCCACGCGTCTCTTGAGCGATGACGCAGATGAGCTGGGTGAGGGACTGAACCGTGGCATTTACGGATCCATCACCTGGCCACTGGACCTACCCATCGGCCTCGACAGTCGCCTATGGGTCGCAGGCACTGTCAGCCTTGACCCTGAGAACAACCCTTATCCGACCTTCGTTGGCGGCGGCTGGCTGACGCAGGGTGTTGTTCCGAGCCGCCCACTCGACGTGCTTGCCCTCGGTCTCGAACGCACGAGTTTCAGCTCAACACTTTTATCCGGCAAGAGCTACGAAGCCACGATTGAACTCAATTATTCGATCTACGTTTCCGAAATGCTGCAAATCCAGCCAGTCATGCAATGGATCATCAACCCGGGCGGTGCAGGCGAAACACCAGGGATCTGGGCCGGAGGCGTTCAACTCAACCTGAACCTTTGA
- the hemL gene encoding glutamate-1-semialdehyde 2,1-aminomutase, with protein MTAPSLNTTRSQELFHAAQALMPGGVSSPVRAFKSVGGQPIVFDRVKGPYAWDVDDNKYIDYIGSWGPAICGHAHPEVIGALQETIEKGTSFGAPCSLENTLAEMVIDAVPSVEMVRFVNSGTEACMAVLRLMRAYTGRDKVIKFEGCYHGHADMFLVKAGSGVATLGLPDSPGVPRSTTANTLTAPYNDLEAVKQLFAENPEAIAGVILEPIVGNAGFIQPEPGFLEGLRELTKEHGALLVFDEVMTGFRISYGGAQAHFGVTPDLTTMGKVIGGGLPVGAYGGRREIMEMVAPAGPMYQAGTLSGNPLAMTAGIKTLELLKQPGSYEKLTATTEKLVAGIKEAATAAGLPIYAGSVSAMFGFFLCEGPVRNFEEAKATDAARFGKLHRAMLERGVYLAPSAFEAGFTSLAHSDTDIESTIQAFRESFAAVA; from the coding sequence GTGACAGCACCAAGCTTGAACACCACTCGCTCCCAGGAGCTCTTCCATGCAGCCCAGGCTTTGATGCCCGGCGGCGTGAGCTCTCCCGTGCGCGCGTTCAAGTCCGTGGGAGGCCAGCCGATTGTCTTCGACCGCGTCAAAGGACCCTATGCCTGGGACGTGGACGACAACAAATACATCGACTACATCGGTAGTTGGGGCCCCGCCATCTGCGGTCACGCGCACCCTGAAGTCATCGGCGCGCTGCAAGAAACCATTGAGAAGGGCACCAGTTTCGGAGCCCCATGTTCATTGGAGAACACCCTGGCAGAAATGGTGATCGACGCGGTCCCCAGTGTCGAGATGGTTCGCTTCGTGAACAGCGGCACAGAAGCCTGCATGGCTGTTCTGCGATTGATGCGCGCGTATACAGGTCGCGACAAAGTGATCAAGTTCGAAGGCTGCTATCACGGCCATGCGGACATGTTCCTGGTGAAGGCGGGCTCCGGTGTCGCCACGCTCGGACTTCCCGACTCTCCAGGTGTGCCCCGCAGCACCACCGCCAACACTCTCACCGCTCCTTACAACGATCTTGAGGCGGTCAAGCAACTTTTCGCCGAGAATCCCGAGGCCATCGCCGGAGTGATTCTCGAGCCGATCGTCGGCAACGCCGGTTTCATTCAGCCCGAACCAGGATTCCTTGAAGGCCTGCGTGAGCTCACCAAGGAACATGGCGCCCTGCTGGTGTTCGACGAAGTGATGACGGGCTTCCGCATCAGCTATGGCGGCGCCCAGGCCCATTTCGGCGTGACCCCAGACCTCACCACCATGGGCAAAGTGATCGGTGGCGGTCTTCCTGTTGGCGCTTACGGCGGCCGTCGAGAGATCATGGAGATGGTGGCCCCTGCAGGCCCGATGTATCAGGCCGGCACCCTCAGTGGAAACCCTCTGGCCATGACGGCCGGGATTAAAACCCTTGAGCTACTAAAACAACCCGGTAGCTACGAGAAGCTGACGGCCACCACCGAGAAGTTGGTGGCTGGGATCAAAGAGGCCGCCACCGCCGCCGGTCTGCCGATCTACGCCGGCAGCGTGAGCGCCATGTTCGGTTTCTTCCTTTGCGAAGGTCCTGTGCGGAACTTCGAAGAAGCCAAAGCCACTGACGCCGCACGTTTTGGCAAGTTGCATCGTGCCATGCTCGAGCGAGGTGTCTACCTCGCACCATCCGCGTTCGAAGCAGGCTTCACCTCCCTGGCCCACTCGGATACAGACATCGAGAGCACAATCCAGGCCTTCCGCGAAAGCTTCGCTGCTGTCGCCTGA
- a CDS encoding FAD-linked oxidase C-terminal domain-containing protein: protein MVHDWAALEQDLRRFLAPRDIVCRREELLVYDCDGLTMDRHSPPLAVLPKSTEQVAAVLKACHARSIPFVARGSGTGLSGGALVEQEALLVITSRMRRILSVDLPNQTITVEPGVINSWVSRAVAGDGFYYAPDPSSQVICSIGGNVAENSGGVHCLKYGVTSNHVLSMQVVLPDGEVTRLGSDLSDSAALDLRGSFIGSEGTLGIATAITLRLLRAPQTVAVLLADFPSMAAAGDAVRRITQAGVLPAGLEIMDHTCIAAVNAAFEREEYPADAGAVLLIELDGQTQEVKEAVALTSALCREAGAGGLREAWDEAERARLWKGRKSAISALGRQCPSYYLQDGVVPRTALPSVLAAIDRLSEERGLVVANVFHAGDGNLHPLILYRASEPGVNERVKALGAAIMELCLDAGGSISGEHGVGSDKRCFLDRMFSTDDLATMRLLRSAFDPEGRANPGKIFPTPRTCGESQRRYVELKNQAAPLPDEAVVY, encoded by the coding sequence TTGGTCCACGACTGGGCAGCTCTTGAGCAGGACCTGAGACGGTTTCTGGCCCCGCGCGACATCGTTTGTCGACGTGAGGAGTTGCTTGTATACGACTGTGACGGTCTCACCATGGATCGGCATAGCCCGCCGCTCGCAGTGCTGCCGAAAAGCACCGAACAAGTGGCAGCGGTGCTCAAGGCCTGTCATGCCCGCAGCATCCCCTTCGTGGCCCGTGGCAGTGGAACCGGGCTGTCGGGAGGGGCACTGGTGGAACAGGAGGCGCTGCTGGTGATCACCAGTCGCATGCGCCGGATCCTCTCCGTGGATCTGCCCAACCAGACGATCACGGTGGAGCCAGGTGTGATCAACAGCTGGGTGTCGCGTGCCGTTGCGGGGGATGGCTTTTATTACGCCCCTGACCCATCCAGCCAGGTGATTTGCAGCATCGGCGGAAACGTGGCGGAGAACTCCGGCGGCGTGCACTGCCTCAAATACGGCGTCACCAGCAACCACGTCCTCTCGATGCAGGTGGTTCTCCCCGATGGCGAGGTGACGCGCTTAGGGAGCGATCTCTCCGACAGCGCCGCCCTTGATCTGCGCGGCTCTTTCATCGGTAGCGAAGGCACGTTGGGCATCGCCACGGCGATCACGTTGCGGCTCTTGCGCGCTCCCCAAACTGTGGCGGTGCTGCTCGCCGACTTTCCTTCGATGGCGGCGGCGGGCGATGCCGTGCGCAGGATCACCCAGGCAGGGGTGTTGCCCGCTGGTCTGGAGATCATGGATCACACCTGCATTGCAGCTGTGAATGCGGCGTTCGAGCGGGAGGAATATCCAGCGGATGCCGGGGCCGTGTTGCTGATCGAACTTGATGGTCAGACCCAGGAAGTGAAGGAAGCCGTTGCCCTCACCAGTGCCCTGTGCCGTGAGGCCGGCGCGGGTGGTTTGCGAGAGGCCTGGGATGAAGCCGAGCGCGCCCGCCTCTGGAAAGGTCGTAAAAGTGCCATCTCGGCCCTCGGCCGCCAATGCCCGAGTTACTACCTCCAGGATGGTGTAGTGCCCAGGACTGCGCTTCCCTCGGTGCTCGCCGCGATCGACAGGCTTAGTGAAGAGCGCGGGCTGGTCGTCGCCAATGTGTTTCACGCCGGCGACGGCAACCTTCACCCGTTGATCCTCTACCGCGCCTCAGAACCTGGGGTGAATGAGCGGGTCAAAGCACTCGGGGCCGCCATCATGGAGTTGTGTCTGGATGCGGGCGGCAGCATCTCTGGGGAGCACGGGGTTGGCAGCGATAAGCGTTGTTTCCTGGATCGGATGTTCTCCACAGATGATCTGGCCACCATGCGTTTACTGCGCTCAGCCTTCGACCCTGAAGGGCGCGCCAATCCTGGAAAGATCTTCCCGACACCCCGCACCTGTGGTGAATCCCAGCGGCGTTACGTGGAATTGAAAAACCAGGCCGCACCGCTTCCTGATGAAGCAGTGGTCTACTAA
- the xth gene encoding exodeoxyribonuclease III → MRIASWNVNSVRTRLDHVLAWLDRSDVDLLALQETKVDNPLFPLEPFQSRGYEVSIDGQKSYNGVALISRHPLEDVRVGFSGELQNDDVAADLSEQKRVISALVDGIRVVDLYVPNGSSLTSEKYSYKLAWLGCLERYLRQLESRDEPLCVVGDFNIGPEDRDLHDPARLTGGIMATEAERLALTQALGADLKDAFRLFESSSGHWSWWDYRSGAWNRDAGWRIDHIYLSSDLQELARSCSIDKQERGLEQPSDHAPVVVDLAWEDDEEADEDTFNV, encoded by the coding sequence GTGCGGATCGCCAGCTGGAATGTCAATTCGGTGCGGACTCGGCTGGACCATGTGCTGGCTTGGCTGGACCGGAGTGATGTGGACCTGCTGGCCCTTCAAGAGACCAAGGTCGACAACCCTCTGTTCCCTCTCGAGCCGTTCCAGTCGAGGGGTTACGAGGTAAGCATCGACGGCCAGAAGTCATACAACGGCGTTGCTTTGATCAGCCGCCATCCCTTGGAGGACGTGCGAGTGGGCTTCAGCGGAGAGTTGCAGAACGATGACGTCGCCGCCGACCTGAGCGAACAGAAGCGGGTGATCAGTGCTCTGGTGGATGGAATCCGAGTGGTCGATCTCTACGTCCCCAATGGTTCAAGCCTCACTTCAGAGAAATACAGCTACAAGCTGGCGTGGCTGGGCTGCCTTGAGCGCTACCTGCGTCAGTTGGAGTCGCGGGACGAACCCCTTTGTGTTGTTGGTGATTTCAACATTGGCCCGGAAGACAGAGATCTACACGACCCCGCCCGTCTCACCGGCGGGATCATGGCCACCGAAGCCGAACGCCTCGCCCTAACGCAGGCCCTGGGAGCAGACCTCAAGGATGCTTTCCGCCTGTTCGAATCCAGCAGCGGGCACTGGAGTTGGTGGGACTACCGCAGTGGGGCCTGGAACCGTGATGCCGGCTGGCGCATCGATCACATCTATCTCAGCAGTGACCTGCAGGAGCTAGCGCGCAGCTGCAGCATCGATAAACAGGAACGCGGCCTGGAGCAGCCCAGTGACCACGCGCCCGTCGTGGTTGATCTTGCCTGGGAAGACGACGAAGAAGCCGACGAAGACACCTTCAACGTTTAG
- the larC gene encoding nickel pincer cofactor biosynthesis protein LarC, whose protein sequence is MTTPVSADFFVDCPTGLAGDMLLAACLDLGVPTSVIQAPLQQLGLDTAYALRVSEAQSGGLRGLRLKVDALEPDPAHRHWGDLRRQILAAELKPSLRDMVLAVFSNLAEAEAAVHGEAPEQVHFHEVGAIDSLVDVVGVCAAFDVLQPRSLCCLPPPSGRGTVSTAHGVLPVPAPAVLELAQRHGVTLRSGDDWPETELTTPTGLALMTVLADRFGWPSLLEPESIGIGLGHRQLDRPNLLRLIRMRPRSSVALNQPHWQELMVQEAWIDDASAEAIAWLCEQLRDAGAVDVASAPLQMKKGRPGTSVMALVFPESAERLRQIWWTASPTLGVRERFQGRWVLPRRCGSLDTPWGALAAKQAMKPDGSLVVKPEQDALQSLADREGLSPESLRQTLRSSTLPFRPEEDWTC, encoded by the coding sequence ATGACCACGCCGGTTTCAGCCGATTTTTTTGTGGATTGTCCGACCGGGCTTGCCGGAGACATGCTCCTGGCGGCCTGCCTGGATCTTGGTGTTCCGACTTCGGTGATTCAAGCGCCACTCCAGCAGCTTGGTCTTGATACGGCCTACGCGCTGCGTGTGTCTGAGGCCCAAAGTGGTGGCTTGCGAGGCCTGCGGCTCAAGGTGGATGCACTGGAGCCCGATCCAGCGCATCGCCATTGGGGTGATCTGCGCCGGCAAATCCTGGCGGCTGAGCTGAAGCCTTCTCTCCGGGACATGGTGCTTGCTGTGTTCTCCAACTTGGCGGAAGCCGAAGCAGCCGTTCACGGTGAGGCTCCTGAACAGGTGCATTTCCACGAAGTGGGTGCCATTGACAGCCTGGTGGATGTGGTGGGCGTCTGCGCCGCCTTCGATGTTCTGCAGCCTCGTTCCCTTTGCTGTCTGCCACCGCCGTCCGGCCGCGGCACGGTGTCCACGGCCCATGGCGTGTTGCCGGTGCCGGCACCGGCGGTGCTGGAGCTGGCTCAACGCCATGGTGTGACGCTGCGCAGCGGGGATGACTGGCCGGAAACCGAGCTGACAACTCCGACAGGGTTGGCCTTGATGACGGTGCTGGCCGATCGATTCGGCTGGCCGTCTCTGCTGGAACCCGAGTCCATCGGGATCGGTCTTGGACATCGCCAGCTGGACCGTCCCAATCTGCTTCGACTGATTCGGATGCGCCCCCGTTCGTCGGTGGCCCTCAACCAGCCGCACTGGCAGGAGTTGATGGTTCAAGAAGCATGGATCGATGATGCATCCGCTGAAGCGATTGCCTGGTTGTGTGAGCAACTGCGGGATGCAGGTGCTGTGGATGTGGCCTCTGCGCCTCTTCAGATGAAGAAAGGTCGACCCGGCACCTCGGTCATGGCCCTGGTGTTTCCCGAGTCTGCTGAGCGCCTGCGTCAGATCTGGTGGACGGCAAGCCCCACGCTTGGTGTGCGTGAACGGTTTCAGGGCCGCTGGGTGCTGCCCCGTCGGTGTGGATCCCTGGACACGCCCTGGGGTGCTCTCGCCGCCAAACAGGCCATGAAGCCGGATGGAAGCCTGGTGGTCAAACCAGAGCAGGATGCGCTTCAGTCCCTGGCTGATCGGGAAGGCCTTTCGCCGGAATCACTCCGCCAAACGCTGCGCTCGTCGACCCTGCCGTTTCGGCCAGAGGAGGACTGGACATGTTGA